GAGTGGCCGACGACAACGGGACGGACGTCACCGCTTTGGCCCCCTGAGACGTCGTCACCCCGCCCGACCTCTGGCGCTGGGCCGTGTTGGTGGAGGGCGCCGTCGGGGGGGCGGCACTTCCTGAATGTTTGCTTATGGATGACGTGCTGATAAGGCTACTGTTGGCTGTGCTGCTGATGACTGGAGTCTTCTGGTTGGCGGGGGGAGCGTAGCCACCCGCACCCGCCTTGGCCGCCCCGGCCTGGGCACCTGAGAAGGGCGGGCGGAAACCCGCGGGGCTTTTGGAAGAGAACTGCTGCATGGCGGGTGTCGCCTGGGACCTGGGggccggggagggggcgggcgaACACGAGGCGCCGGCGACCGAGTTGAGGGCgcgggaggaggcggcgacggcCGAGCCCAGGCTGCGGGACGGGGCGGCGACGCCCTGGGCGGGGCCGACCGAAGCCGGGCCGCGAGACGGGCTGGCGACGGCCGAGTtgagggtgcggggggtgagttTGACCACCGGCGTGACGCCGGTGTGACCGGATTTGGTGAGAGTGGCGTGCATCGGGGTGATGAAGCCCGACGGTTGCGTGGTTTGAACTCCCGGGTGAGCGGCGGGCACGGCGGAGGTTTTGCTCTGCAGGGCGAGGGGCGGGCGCGTCGCCAGGAAGCTTTTGGGGCTCATGTGCGCGGACGACGGGTGGGCTGTCGGCTGTCGAGACGCAGGCGCCGTCATGACGACGGGGTCGCTGCTGTTGACTCCTTTATTATTGCCGCATTTGAGGAGGCCCGAAGCGGGAGCGGGAACCGCCATCTTTGATCCCGGAGGCATGAGGGGCGACGCGGTGGGCGGGGGGCGGGCTTTCGGCGCCGACGCAGATGAGTTGACTTTCGGCACGGCGACGCCGACGGGTCTCTGAGCGCTTAACGGCGAGTGTCTGTGCGCCTGCCCCGGGCCCTTCACGACGCCCGCGGCGTCCGCCCGGATTGACGACGCGGGCGAAAAGGTGACCGGGGGCGGGCGAGACGACGGGGCGGAGGGCGACGGGGAGGAGAACGCGTGGCGAGGGTTGCCGGCGCCGGGCGCGCCGACCGAGTTCTTTTTCTGCTGCTGTTGGACGAGGGCCGAGACGTGGGGGGAGGCGGGGTTGGCGACGCCTTTGGGTCTATCCGGGGAGGGAGGGGCGTCGCCGTGCGCCAGGCCTTTGGCGGCGTTGCCGAGGATCATCAGCGCCTGGGAGATGGAGTCCAGGGACGGAACCGCCAGGTCGCCGTCGAGGGAATCCAGGCAGATGGGCTCCGACGGGGGTTGAGACGCTCGCTTAGCAACCTGGCCGGCGAGGGACGCGACGACGCCCGCTGAGGGCGGGGTCCGCTGAAGCCACGCTGCCTCCTGACAAAACAAAGATTCCACGTCATCACATTGTTTGTCGCGTAAACGACAAACCCGCAATCGGGGAATCGCGGATGGTGGATGTTCGCTCTGATCAGATCTGTACGATCACTATCAGATATTTTTAGAGTTGGCGATTCCATCGAtaagtcagatttttttatgctaaaatcaatttcaaaatcaATCACGTGGCACTCATTCACACAAGAAGGAGTTTGTCATACAAACAAGCGTCACCTTTGGCTTGACCTTTGGTGCGGAGGGAATCTTTTTCTTTGCTCTGGAAGGAAGGCGTCAAAAATCAGTGCGATTGGTCGCTTGGCGGTCAAACGCTTTCCAAGCGTCGCTTTACTCACGTGTAGCCGGTCAGATGGCCATGAGCCATGATGCTCTCTTTAAACAGGATCCTagttccaaaaacaacaacgacgacAAAAAAAGGGATTGGCCGCTGAACGTTCAATAGCAAGTCagggggaagaggggggggggggagaataaaaaaaaaaaaaagaaaaccagacCTGCCCTGCATCCACCCTTTGGGCCAAAGAGGTTTCACTTCCGTCTCCATGAAAGCTTTGAGGTAATCTTCGGGAGAAGCGTTCTTGCCCTCCAGCTCATAGCAGCTCAGCTTCACCCGTACCAAGTTGCATAGCAACAAcctgagcgaaaaaaaaaaaaagacgagcacACTATTCAGTTGCGAGCCAAAGAGTTGGCGCAAAACCTTTCCCTCACCGTGGGAAACCGTGACAGGGAACCCAGAGAACCAAAGgaagattctttttgttttttcgtgTGCCCTGCGCGCGACTTGCAATTCGTCAGACGCGCACGTCACACATCTCGTGCCTTCCAACGCACGCCAAATGCATCTTTTGCGTGCTTCCatcagccccccctcccccggtcTGCTTCATGCCGTAGCGCGCCTTTTTGTACGTTTCCCTCTCCGCCGCCTGGTGAGTGTCGCGCAGACACGCACCTGAGTTTGTCATCCCAGACAAACTTCTTGCGAGGCCCCATCACCCTCTTGCCCGGCTtctcctcgtcgtcgtcttccgaagcgtttttctctccctcctcgCAGTGCTGTCTGTCGGGAGTGGCGAGCAAGTTAAGCGGTACGTCGGCGACTACGCAAATGAGGACCCCCGAGGGGGAGCGACGACGGACGGCGCCAAAGCGGGGGAGCGGGCAAAACCCGACCAATGGGAAGGACGCTTACTTTGCCACCTTGGCGATGCAGTCCATGTTGTATCGAGCAATTTGCTCCGGCATCACGCTGCACACGGCCAGCTTCAGCTTGAGCAGCGGCGTACGGAGACGGTCGTCCTGGGCAAAAAAGGGGGGAGCGGCCGCGCCGTCAGCGAGCTCATttgatgcgggggggggggggggcaacattcGCCGCTTCATCGAGAGCCTGCTCGCAGGCGCTCGTCACCTTCGGAAGCGCTTGCGAGGCAGCGGGAACCGACTTAGTACGGGCTGCCTTCACCtcataaatagtttttttttggggggggggggtagggggggcgtTACATAAAAGGCATTTCCGAATCCACTTAAAGGAAGACTTGATGATGGCAATCTCGCCGCCTACCTGGATGTTGAGGCTCAATTTCTTAAGCCGCTTGAGCAGACCTTCTTTGTTGCACGGAACAAAGGCCTCCAAGTGAGAGTACACGGCCGAACGAACGTCCGCCGGTTGCTCCTGAACCTGCAAATCGATactggcgcgcacacacaaagatgGAGGTCGCTCCAGTggccaaaacagaaaaaaaaaatgctgcagctgCCTATTTTTTAGTTCAAACGCTGTTCGAGAATGATTTGCAAAGCAAACTATACAATTAACTCACTTAGATTAAATTAATCTAATTAACTGAGATAAATTAACTAAAAGGCAGCACATGGTTGCAGCTTTTAGCCAAACAGGCGAATGGTGGCGTTCTCGCCATCTTGTCTATTTCTTATGTCGCCGGAACGTTTGGTTGTTCCGGAAGCGCCAATTGTCTCTTGCTGTTCTGTACTCGTCGTGTTCACTAAAGAGAACTCCCCAAATGGTTTGAGGAAAATCAAAAGCTAAACGCCACTCACTCGAGGAGGATATTATTCATGTCCATGGTGAAGAACTTCTTGCGGCCTTCTTCGTCAAACTGACGGGACGCCTGTGACGGGAAACAAGGATGAGACCGACTCCCGGCCGTGTCCCGTCTGCCTTCTCCGCGACAACATAGCAAGCGAGATGGCGGCCGTCGTACCGCTCTGAGGTCTTCGatgcgctttaagaggggcccCGGGAGACCGGCGGGCAGCGACGGAGGGCTCATCGTATTCCCCTGCGACATTCGGCCGGCGCCCGCCTTATGGCCCGAGGAGCCGTTCTCGCCCCGAGTAGGACTGCAGGACTGCGGAGAGTCCAGCATCCCAAAGTCCAGATCGCCCATCATGTCCTGCAACACGTCATTGTTGGCCGAGCCCAGCAGCGACATCACGGCCGGGTCGGACGTCAGGTCGGTCACGTTGCAGtcgttgccgccgccgccggccttcGGTTGGCTGTTGACGAGCGAAGGGTTCGCAGCGGGCGCTTTGGCTTGGGGGCGCGGCACAGCGGCGCCGGCCGCGGTCCTCTTTCGCATCTCTTCCTTCTCCCTGGTGAAGCGCCGCAACATGTTGGCCAGGTGGAGGGAATCTTTCAtcagcttcttcctcttcttcttttctggCCGATTCAAGGACGACACTCTgtcggagggggaaaaaaagtaacgcGAGAAGATCACAACTCGTACGTCCAACCAATCGGAGCGCCGCGATGGTTTTGTCAGCCGCCGAGTGGCAGTTGCAACCGGTTTATCAAATTCTAGAAGCTAAAAAGTGAACACCTTACCCGGGCTTTGGTACTTTATTTTTCCTGGGTTTCTTCTCCTCCAAAACGGCTCCATCCGGCTTCTTCCTGCGCTTCTTAATCACCCGCTCTTCTCCATCTTTCATCTTCTAGTGGACGGACGGGATGGCGGTTGGAACGATCACGCGAGTTGAAAGACGAGAGAGAGATGCAAAGAAGGTACCTTGACGTGATTATTCTCCGTATCGTCTCCTTCGGAGTCAGATGCAGCTCGGAACTGCAAAGTGCCGGTGTTGATGTAAAAGCCGCCGTGTTTGGTGGTCAGAGAGGCCGGAACCAGCTCATCATACTGCGCCAAAAGGAAACATTTGTGATACGACAACACGGTTTTCACACAACTATTTTCAAATCATGATGGGCACTTGGCCCTATTTTGACCAATATAAATTCATAATAGGAACGGATTGAGACCAGGGggaccccccctcgccccccaccGCCCAACCCGATGAAGTGAAATACTCACGGCTTCTGAATTGTCAATGAAGGGGTCGCTCTCGTCATACCCGTAACCAATATCAATGAGATCCTGCATCctgtcttttttcttcttcttggaggCGCCACCCTGCAAACAATGCACAAAAGTACGAACACGCCAAGATCAGACACGTTTGCTTACCGACACTATCCAAGAATTTGCTGGCCAATTAATCGATTTGATCAATTAATTTGAGTTTTACAGTACTTGTCACTGGAAGGATTGTTTTGGCATACGGTTGAGAAAAAAGGACATTATTCCAAGAGGAAGCATTTCTATTCACATTACCCATaagggaaaatatatatatatatatatttgtgtactttttatggatgttcatgcaaaaaaaaaagtttcaaaggtTGTTCGAGTCAAGGAGAAAGCAAATCCCACAAGAGGGAATacaaaaaggaaagtaaagcttATTTTGGATGTCACTGTCATTTCGTTTGTCTGTACGCAATTACAAAatgcgggtgggggggagaaatcCCAACTGTATTTTGAGGCCATATCGCCCAGCTCTATCAAGAACTATGACAAAACTCACATATTTGCTTTCAAATTTCATAGCCAACTCTTCAACCTCCCGTCTCTCCCTCTCATCATCAGCGAGGGGGTCGTTGGGGTCCAGGGGGGGTGCGAGTCCTTTTGGGGCAGTTGAAGCTGCTGAAAGTTGTACCTacaattaaaagtcaaaatgggGTAACATGGTAATTACAGAGTCACTAGTAATTGCAACTGATTTCATTTGTCACTTGCTGGAAagatgtgttatttatttatcgaTCCAAAGACAGAAGCAATATTGGGGCATGTCAAGTCCATTTGATTTGAAGTCCTTAAATTGCGAAAATAGGTGCTTATGGCGTGTTTACTGTGCATATTCTGTAAAGTAACTGATGGCAAACCGTTTCATATAGTCACGTTTGCTACCGTAAAGAACTTTTGGAAGACAATATTGGATTTTTAATCGGGTCAAGTGCACCCACCAGTGGAGGACCCCCTTGCTCACGTCATTGTACGCTGAGGCTCACCTGAGAGGAGCGTGAAGGCGTCGGGACCACCAGCTCGCCGTAGTTGAACTCGGCGGAACCACGTTCACTCGGCTCGGAGAGAGAGAGGTTGAGCCGGACGGTGGGTTTCGCCTCCTCGGGCTCGACGACATCACCTTGCACGGTGCCAAACAGACCCGCGCCACCTTCTGAGCCGACCACACTTCCACCACCGTCTCTGCCCAAAGTCATGGCCTCATCCTCGCGGCGGCGTTTCTTGCTCAACTCCGGGGTCGACGGAGCGGATGTGTTGAACGACGAGAGTGTGACGAAGGGAACTTTCCTCGGTTCGGCCATTTGTTCCCAGAAATGGAGCCAAGctcccccgcgggtggtcggcTAACGCCGGAGAGAGTCGCCAACTATTCGGCTAGCTGGTTCCTCTGTTAGCTAGCTTCCGTTGGATAACTGTTACAGGCGACACAATTActagaatttcctcaaagtccGTAATGAATCCATGTAGTGTCGTTCCCGGCGTAGCCCTCGTCACCTACGAGGGACTTTAAGAGTTACAAAGTGCAGTTTTGCGTGATCCCATGAAACTGGTGCTTAGCTACAGAAAGGTTTCTGTAGTAGCCATCTtgatcattattatcattattcccTGGTTGGGCGTGCTGAGAGCGGAAGTCGAGGAGGAAAGGAAAGAGTGTTCGCCCAATCGCAGAGTCGGAACCGCCCTGGGACACGCCCACCCGGCTGTCGAGCGCGAATGTGGAGGTGGTGATTGTTCTGCACAGGCGGGATGCAGTGCACAGCCGCTCCGAATTTCTCTGGTACTTTTACacaatgaagacaaaaaatacTCCGGAATACTATATTCAAGCAGTGCTCTAAATGCCCATAACAACTGAAGCGTGCTCTACGTGACGGCTGTTGTCATAGTCATTCACGTCTTTGGTCACACGCGTCAGTCGTCGAAATTCTGTTCAAGTAGAAAGCCATTTGGAGAAGTTGCTATCGGtttaaccccgcccccccaaaaaaaattaatcattgtGCCAACTTTCAATCTACTACCCACTTCGAAGAGATCGCAGATTATCAGATATTACTGTCCTTCAGATAATTTTACGTTTTAAATAAATGGCCCAATAATTGGACTGCAGCACCACCTGTTCAATTTCTAGTGGTGGGTCTAAGGAATGTCATGTCGCGAGTAACATAAGCATCCTTCAGGTCCCATGAGTTCATCGTTGCGATGGTGCTGCTGTATCTGTTGTCCATTTAACAATTTACACTTCTACCCTCACCTGGAGAATTCTGTTAATTTGCATAATTTTGTAACATTTCAAAAGACATTCACAGCTTTGGGACGGTCACAGAAAGTAAAAACCGACAACTGAGAAAACTGGTGTGAAACACTTTATTTCCCACCATggtcacttttgtttgtttttaagaccAATCAGAAGTGGCACCACCCCAGTCAGAGGCCTGGGCAGTGGGAGCAGTGGACCAGTCCtcggtggcaggctgattactCCAGTCCTCTGcaagtgggaggaaaaaaataaagaaaccatCCAAAATGTAAAACGTTTTTATGCATTTCAAAAGACAACTCAACTCACCTGAAAAGACTTCAGTGGGCTTTACAGCTGCTGGAGCACCTGCGTAATGAACGGGGGGAGGAGAAAAATAACCCTCAGTACTTAAGACTGGAGTAGCAGCACTGAAAGGGGTGAGACTGAATCAATCCTACCTGCTGGGAACTGCTGAATGGGCACAGATGGCACAGCAACGCCCTCAGACCAGTCAGCAACCTCAGGCTGGGCAAACTCTGCTGCAGGTGCAGTCCATTCCCCTTGGAACTCCTCCTTCCCAACAGCCTTCTCGGCAGCAGCCTGTTCCTCCTTCTCGATCTACATTTGTAAGCACCTCATTAGTCGGTTTTTGGAATTCTGCTGTCAAGATACCCTCTGGGGCGGAATAATACTTACCTCTTCAGGATCTCTGTAGAAGTACAGATCAGGCATGACTTCCCATGGGTGCTCTCTGGAAATGGTGCCCCTCATCCGGAGAACCTCCCGGGCCAACATCCACCACATCAGACCCACAGAGTGGTGACCCTGAAAACAGACAAATTAGAAAACAAGCTCCTCCATGAAACTAAGCCGTAGAGTTATTTGATTCTATGGCTCACCTTGTTGTTACAGGGGATGGCAATGTCCACATATCGAAGAGGGGAGTCGGTGTTGCACAGAGCAATGGAGGGGATGTTCACGTAGGAGGCCTCCGTCAGTGGCTGGTGATCAGCACGAGGATCTGTCACGATCAGGAGGCGGGGCTCCCTGAAAGCTGCCTGGATCTGATTGGTGAATGTACCTGGGGTGAAACGGCCATGGAAGGTGGTGGAACCAGTGGCAGAGGCAAACTTCAACACTGCTCGctgaagagaaaacaaaaagttgtcAATTCTAGCATAGGAGTAATTTCATCTCGTTTTTTGAAAGCTTGTGTACACTGTGGCTCAGGGCTATCAAACCACAATCCCGGAACGTCAGTCCTCAATGGTTTACGTGAAAACCCGTCCATAATTACTTTTGCACACTTCCGACACCTGAACACCGACAACGGTGTCCGGCTTTAATAGTGTGCATTTTCACATTACAATATTGTGTCGTAGGAGAAAACGGGGCACTAAGAACTCAAATAACCTGTCCAGTGTTCCTGGAGGAGATGACACAAACATCTGCTGGGTTTTCAATGGCAACAATGGCTCTTGCTGCCAGCAGAAGCTTCTCCCAGGTCTTTCTCAGGTTAATGATGTAGACACCTtaaatgaaagcaaacaaattTACAATATATTCCGAAATATGTACAGAAAATGAGAAATTAGACATTAATATGCATCTACACATACCATCGCTTTTTCTCTTATAGACATACTGCTCCATCTGGAAGTCCAAGTTGGTACCTCCCAGGTGGGTTCCTGCAGCCAGGAATTTCAGCACATCTTCCTCCTTCATTTGAAGGACATCCAGACTTCCGGACATCGTGACCACTTTCCCGGAGTTACGAGTGAGGTGGGAGAGCTGTGGAATAGAAGAAATCAGCATATTGGAAGAAAAGCCACAAAGGCCTAATTTTCTGATCGTGCAACTTCCAATATTCTACGGCTATAGTAATATCAACATTGAAATATTAAGTCGCTACTCTTTTAAAACAGCGGACGTTCATTGTAAACGCCACATTTATACACAACGTCACCATCTACATAgttattaattaaattaaaataaagttaaGTTTTTCACGGCGGCGGTGTGTAGTCGAGCCGATCTGAAAGCATGGAGAGAGCGCGTGTCACAAGCTAGTTAGTTAGCTAGCTTCAAATGTTAGCATAACTCGCTAAGGCGTTTCAAGACGACGTCAGAGTGAAATGTCTAGTTTTTAACGTCACTGGAGGAGATTAAGATAGCAATAAAGGGATTACTTAGTTCTCAGGAGACATTTCAAGGTTAAACATTCTAAATATCCGTCTAAGGAACTCACCACGAAACAACGCCGTATGGAAGGCTAACCACACGATGGCAAAAGAGGCCGCTGACAGGAAATGACGTCTTATATATAGTACTTTTCCAAGCTTGTGATTGGTTGGTTCCGTTCCACAGAGTTTGCTGTAGTTCTGACGTCTCATCGACAGATGGCAGTGGTAGACGATGATCCGGGGGGGGGTGGCATGTGTCGGATGGTCATCCCATATTAAGACAAGATGGAAAGACCATATTAAGACAATGCTGAGACGCTGACTTCTCAGTCAAAGTCTGACCTGTGTGGCAAGTGTATTTATTTGCCCAAGATAAAGAGTTCCAGTCAACATGACCATCGAATGAACAAAATGTCCTTGGTTTAAAGTTGAGAAATGAAGCCATTGAAACGTGTGAGTGACCCAAATAATTGTAATGGTGTATCTTCTGCGCAGAGATTTAACACAAAAAAGGATTTGTGTCAATGATTACGGTACAGTCGTTTGCCCAGTGGTGTCAAAGCAAAGATCAGGTTGGATTGTTTTTCCCCTGAGAGCAAAGGAAAATAAGACTTAAAGTGGGTGTTTAATGCATAGCCtctaattttgttttatcttcagttgttgtttttcttaatcAATACTACTATAAAAAAAGGTTGCAAAATAGTATACTGATCAATTAAGGAGAGCTGATCAAGCCATACGGCTGAATGTGACTATCAAGAATTCTCTTGACTAATTAAGGACATCACTAATCTCCTGTCGTTCTTTTCATTGAGGTTTTCAATCACTCTCTTATTTCAAATGTCTACAGTACCTCAAACTTTATCAGTTATTTTGTAATAGTTAATGAATTAAGACAGCATGCTTAATACACATCATTAAACGTGTGGTTTAATTGCAAAACCTCCGCTGTGGGAAGTATAGTTGAGCACCAGAGCGCTTTGCGTGCTTCATCAAGTGACACTTGGTTTTGTAAACCAAGATTAAGACCGAATATGTCATGTCGCACTGATGTCAGGTCCAGAATTCAGCACACCCTATGACATAACTGCCATATCCGAGGTCACCTTTCAGGTCTTGATGTTTGGTAGTCTCCTTCAGTTTAATCATTGACAGGGTCCAAGAGCAGTTTAAGAAGCACACATCGCTGTCGACGTTAAAGAAAATTTGCTTTATTGTcttgtaaaaatataaatacataaaaggAACACTCAATTCAATCATTATTGTGATAAAGGACTATAAAACGTCacagtaaatgaaaacaaaagaccaTATTGTGTTGTGTTAGAGAAGTCAAAGCCATTTCTCCCCAATCTCATCATGCATGGCTTACTGTCGGCAGTCTGGGCCTACACCTGACAAACACAACTCGGAACTTCTAAAATGTGACCAGTCTGCCATAACACCTGAAGAACACATTGTCAACCTTTGACCGGCTTTTGCGTCATGCACAATTCCACCATTGAGGAAAAGAAATCCCGGTGACATGAGGCGCAAACTGCACAGGAGGCACTTTTCCTCTTCTCTTTTTGTCACTTGACCTTATCTCTTTGTCATCCACCGCCTTCGCCTTGACTTTCCTTTTCACGATTTCAGTCCAAGGTATGCCATCATCTGCTCGTAAACGGTCCACGCCATGGCGGCCATCATGGTCCTCCTGAGAGAGCGCGGCAACGCCCCTCTTAAGAAACCCTCAAGTCCATGTTCCTGGTTGAGAAGATAAAATATAAGAAGGTGTCATTCatgagaaatattttttaaacctttcaaattcaccccacccaaaaaaaaccccattgaTAAAATGGGTaataaaatttatatatatataaaaaataaaaacgtccataaaattgggggggagggaattatgggggaaaaaaagggaaatctgCTCTTCTTGTGTTTTCTAACAGTTATCACATTTTGTGTGGTTGGCTGAGATCCAGCTGAACGTGGCTCATTGCAGAGTAAATGTTGACATAGTTTCGTCATATTCATGCGTGTACTGTAGTTTGGATGTTTCCAAGGCTAACGCGTCAACTCCGTCGTAGTGACACaacaatggacacaaaaaactgGTTCGCGCAagtgatgtcaagtcaagtcaagtcaagagtatttctggagcactttcaaacagccatcgctgcatacaaagtgctgtacatggagcgatttaacatacacaataaacagtaagacgaatcggtaataaaggcggtagaaagcaccaagcagtaaaatcaagaacaaatctaagtcatgctgagtcgatgTCCACCTACCACGTAGATGTATCTGACAGCGTCAACCGTGCTCAAGCGGGGGTTCACTTGGACCAGTGTTTTGACCACGTCGGCAGGCTGAGTGATGAGCGAGGCCGACACCCCTGCCAGGACCCCACAGCTGAAGTTAGCCAGGGGGGCGAACGCAGACACGCCGAGCTCTTAAATGAAGAGAAACAGTGGAGATGAGTCAGCAAAACAGGCATCCACACGTTTGCCGTTTCCCTGTCGTCAGAGAGAATAGAATTCTTGTTCAAGTCACACAAGGCACTGCACACCTTTCAAAGAACATCTGAGGAAAGCCCTCCCCCCCCAGAAAGTGGTACAGAGATGTTATTTTCATAGTCGGcaattcaaaacacacacacaggtgcaaTCTGTcctgatgggtttttttctctcttcacatACCATTGGGCAAATTGGTCTTCATCTGGCTGTAGAGCATCACGTAGATTCCAGAGAAAGGAACATCTCGGAGCAGAGTGGCCATCAGGCCAGAGTACAGCGCAGCGGGGCCTTCGGTCCGACACACACTGCGCAAAGCCCCGGTGACGCTCGCATAACGGTACCTGCCACACTGAAGCCAAAACACAAATACCGTTTGAGTGGAACTTAACCGGTTGAGGCGTGACGTACAATTTCGAATCGTTGAAGAAATGCTCTCGTTCTGCTGAGCTTTCCTACTTCATATCGCGTTTTGATGACTGTCACGGGCAACATGAGGACCCCGGCCACTGTCCTGGCTCCGCCTCCCAGCAGCACAGCCCCCAAGGCCCCCGGGTTCTTCTCCTGGAAGAAGTGCTGCTTCAGTGAGCAGTAAGTGCTAAAGTAGAGCCCCACCCCGGGGATGGTCCTCATGAAGGACTGGCCGAACGACAAAACACGAGAGAGTTGAGTGAGCGGCATTTAAGAATTCACACGCGCGCTCGAGCGTTGCCATTCTCACCGGCGAAACTCCCTTCCACAGTCCCAGCAGCCTCTCTGTCCGCACTACGTTCAGGAACACTCTCATCATCCCGACACGGCTAGAACTGAAAGAATTACATTCAGATAAGTGGTTCAAATTAAATCCGCCTCCATCCAGTCAAGTGAGTATTTTTAGACAAGCGTcgc
This region of Hippocampus zosterae strain Florida chromosome 17, ASM2543408v3, whole genome shotgun sequence genomic DNA includes:
- the LOC127589601 gene encoding mitochondrial glycine transporter A-like translates to MELSLAHPAIKAFMCGAFSGTCSTLLFQPLDLVKTRLQTLQNKMQPGSSRVGMMRVFLNVVRTERLLGLWKGVSPSFMRTIPGVGLYFSTYCSLKQHFFQEKNPGALGAVLLGGGARTVAGVLMLPVTVIKTRYECGRYRYASVTGALRSVCRTEGPAALYSGLMATLLRDVPFSGIYVMLYSQMKTNLPNELGVSAFAPLANFSCGVLAGVSASLITQPADVVKTLVQVNPRLSTVDAVRYIYVEHGLEGFLRGALPRSLRRTMMAAMAWTVYEQMMAYLGLKS
- the rpsa gene encoding 40S ribosomal protein SA gives rise to the protein MSGSLDVLQMKEEDVLKFLAAGTHLGGTNLDFQMEQYVYKRKSDGVYIINLRKTWEKLLLAARAIVAIENPADVCVISSRNTGQRAVLKFASATGSTTFHGRFTPGTFTNQIQAAFREPRLLIVTDPRADHQPLTEASYVNIPSIALCNTDSPLRYVDIAIPCNNKGHHSVGLMWWMLAREVLRMRGTISREHPWEVMPDLYFYRDPEEIEKEEQAAAEKAVGKEEFQGEWTAPAAEFAQPEVADWSEGVAVPSVPIQQFPAGAPAAVKPTEVFSEDWSNQPATEDWSTAPTAQASDWGGATSDWS